A window of Micromonospora eburnea genomic DNA:
CGCGGACCAGCCGGCGGATCAACTCGTCCGCGGTCTCCCCCTTGCGGGAGAAGAGCACCCGCACCCCGCGCGGCGAGGGCGGCAACCCGTGGATCCGCTCCGCGCCGTCGAAGACCACGGTGACCTCGTCGCCGGTCTGCGCGGCGATCCCACCCAACCCGCCGATCAGCCGTTTACGCTGCTGCTCCAGCGACATCTCACCGAAGCCGCGCTTGGTGACGTTGTAGCCGTCGACCACCAGGTGCGCCTTGGGCAGCGCGAGCAGCTGGTCCAGCCGGGCCGGATCGTCGGTGTCCCGGGCACGGGCGGCGGCACCGGCCGGGGTGGCCGCCGACTGGTCGGCGAAGGCGTCCGCGACGAAGTCCGCCGGCAGCTTCTCCACCGGATCGAGCGCCAGCTCACGGCGCAACCCCACCGCTGCCTGCCCGATGGTCTCCAGCAGCAGCCACAGTTTCGCGTCGTCGACCGAACGGGCCTCCTTGGCGACCGCCCGGGCCACCCCCGCCGCGGACTCCGCCTCGGCCAGCCGGGCCCGTACGCGGCGCAGCTCGGCGTCCGCGTCCGCCGCCGCCCGCGCGGCCCGGCCCCGCTCGGTGGCCAGCATCTCGGTGGCCTTGCGCTCCCGGCCCTGGGTCTCCCGCAGGGCCCGGGCGAGCTGGCGCGCCTCCTCGCGGAGCTGGCCCAACTCCTCCCGCACCCGGGCCAGCTCGTCGCGGAGCTTCTCCGCCTCGACCCGGGCCACGGCCCGGTCGTGCTCGGCGCGGGTGGCCCGCTGCTCGGCCTCCCGGACCAGCTCGGCCACCACCGCACTGTCCGCCTCCGCGCGCACCGCGGCGCCGCTCGCCTCGATCAGTTCGCGCCAGCCCTCGGGCCGGGCCAGATAGGCCAGGGCGGCCACCTCGACCGGGTCGGCGGCGGCCGGAGCGGTCCCCTCCACGACGGCCGCGCCCAGGTCGCCGGCATCGGCCAGCACCCGTGCGGCGATCCGCTGCCGGAACAGCGGGTCGGCGGTGAGCTGGGCGGCGATGACCGGGGCGCCCAGCCGGGCACGCCGGTTCGGGGCGAACTTGGCGACCCGGCGCAACGGGACGGGCACCTCGTCGGCGGGCAATCCGGGCAGCACGGCCGCGGTGAGCGCCACGATCCGCTGCCGGACCGGCTCGGGCAGGACCGGCTCGGGCTCGGGGTCGGCCGGCCCGCCGGGATCGGTCGACCCGCTGGCGGCGTCCGTACTCGAAGCCCGCGGGCTCTCACCGGCGTCGTGCACGGCGGCCACGGGCCCCTCCTCGGGGAGGTGGTCGTCGTACGGCTCGGTGAGGGGCATGTGGCAAGTCTCCCACCGCGGACGGGCTCACCGCCCGGTGAGTGAGCCGATCTCTCATCCTAATCCTGTGGCAACGGCTGGGACCGGTGGGACGGGAGTGTCGCACCCGGCCGCTAGCGTGCCGCCCGTGACGCGAGCCGAGTACGTCCAGGAGACGCTGGCCGGCCTGGACCGGGCGGCGGGCACCGGGGTCGACCCCGCGCTGCCGCTCTACGCGACCACCTTCGTGGTGGTCGACCTGGAGACCACCGGCGGCGCGCCGGACGGCGGCGGGATCACCGAGATCGGCGCGGTCAAGGTGCGCGGCGGCGAGGAGCTGGGGGTGCTGGCCACCCTGGTCAACCCCGGCGAGCCGATCCCGCCGTTCATCACCGTGCTGACCGGCATCACCCAGGCCATGCTGCTCCCCGCCCCGCCGATCGAGCAGGTGCTGCCGAGCTTCCTGGAGTTCATCGCCGACGCCGTGCTGGTCGCCCACAACGCCCCGTACGACGTGGGCTTCCTGAAGGCCGCCTGCGCGAAGCACGGCTACCGCTGGCCCAACCCGCGGGTGCTGGACACCGCGGCGCTGGCCCGCCGGGTGCTCACCCGCGACGAGGTGCCCAACCGCAAGCTGGGCACCCTGGCCGCCTACTTCCGCACCGCCACCCAGCCGACCCACCGGGCGTTGGACGACGCGAAGGCCACCGTCGACGTGCTGCACGGGCTGATCGGCCGGCTCGGCGGGCACCGGGTGGACACCATCGGCGAGGCGATCGAGTTCGCCAAGGCGGTCACCCCCACCCAGCGCCGCAAACGCCACCTCGCCGACGGGCTGCCGAAGGTGCCCGGGGTCTACATCTTCCGGGCCGCCGACGACCGGCCGCTCTACGTCGGCACCTCCGGCGACATCGCCACCCGGGTCCGCAGCTACTTCACCGCGGCGGAGAAACGGGCCCGGATCTCGGAGATGCTGGCCGCCGCCGAGCGGGTCGAGGCCGTCGAGTGCGCGCACTCGCTGGAGGCGGAGGTCCGCGAGCTGCGGTTGATCGCCGCGCACGCGCCGCCGTACAACCGGCGCTCGAAGTACCCGGAACGCCAGGTCTGGCTGAAGCTGACCGACGAGGCGTACCCGAGGCTGTCGATCGTGCGCGACCTCGCCCCCACCGACACCGCCTACCTCGGCCCGTTCCGCTCCAAGCAGGCCGCCGAGCTGGCCGCCGCCGGCTTCCACGACGCGGTGCCGTTGCGCCAGTGCACCCACCGGCTCTCCCGGCGTACCACCATTCCGGCCTGCGCGCTGGCCGAGCTGGGTCGCTGCCCGGCACCCTGCGAGCACCGGATCACCCCGGAGGAATACGACCACCGCGCCGCCACCCCGTTCCGTACCGCGACCACCGACGACCCGCAGGTGGTGGTGGACGCCCTGCTCGCCCGGATCGAGGTGCTCTCCCAGGCACAGCGGTACGAGGAGGCCGCGGTGGCGCGCGCCCGGCTGGCCGCGGTGCTGCGCGCGGCGGTCCGGATGCAGCGCCTGGTCGCGCTGACCCGCATCGCCGAGCTGGCGGCCGCCCGCCCGCACGCCCGGGGCGGCTGGGAGCTGGCCCTGGTCCGGCACGGCCGGCTGGCCGGCGCGGGCGTCTCCCCGCCGGGCGTCCATCCGAGACCGACGCTGAACGCGATCCGGGCGACCGCCGAGACCGTCCTGCCCGGTCACGGTCCGGTTCCGGCGGCCTCCGCCGAGGAGACCGAACGCATCCTGTCCTGGTTGGAGCGACCGGAGACCCGGCTGGTGGAGGCCTCCTCCGGCTGGGCGTCGCCGACCGTCGGCGCAGGCCGGTTCCGCGCCCTACTGGCGAAGGCCGAAAACGGAGGGTCCCACCAACTCTCGACCGAACGCTCATGACCAAGTGTCCGATCGGACTACGTCAACTCCCTTAGTCTGTTAAGAGAGTGCAGTCCTGCCCGTTTCGCGGGCCTGCTCCCGGTCGCGGCACGGCGGCCCGGGGCCGGGGTGAGGAGGTGTCCCAGGTGGACGTCGACGCCGGACACGGCGCCGCCCTGGGCGGCGCCCTCCCGACCCAGCCGGGCGAACTGCCGCTGACCCGCCGGCTGCGCTCCCTGCTCACCTGGCCCACCAACGACACCGAACCGGTCAGCGCGCTGGTCCGCGCCCACCGGGGCATCCACGCCAACGCCGAAGCGTCGGTGCTGCGGCGGGCGTACACGATCGCCGAGAACATGCACCGCGGCCAGTTCCGCAAGAGCGGCGAGCCGTACATCACCCATCCCCTCGCCGTCGCCCAGATCTGCGCCGACCTCGGCATGGACACCATCACCCTGGTCGCCGCGCTGCTGCACGACACCGTGGAGGACACCCGCTACACCCTCCAGGCCCTCCAGGAGGACTTCGGCCGCGAGGTCGCCCACCTGGTCGACGGGGTGACCAAGTTCGACAAGGCGTTCTACGGCAAGGCCGCCGAGGCGGAGACCGTCCGCAAGATGATCGTCGCGGCCGGCAAGGACGTCCGGGTGCTGATCATCAAGCTGGCCGACCGGCTGCACAACATGCGCACCCTCGGCGTACGCTCCGCCGCCTCGCGGGAGCGGATCGCGCGCAAGACCGAGGAGGTACTCGTCCCGCTCTGCGACCGGCTGGGCATCCAGAGCCTGAAACGCGAGCTGGACGACGTGGTGCTGCTGCACCTGCACCCCGAGGAGCACGCCCGGATCGCCCGGCACGTGCACGACCGGCCCGGGTGGGACGCATACCTCGCCGAGGTGGTGGCGAAGACCAGGGTGGCGCTGCGCCGCAGCCGGGTCGACGCCGAGGTCTCCCCCCGCCCCCGGCACCTCTACTCGATCTGGAAGGACACCGTGGCGGGCGGGTACGCGGTCCCGTACGACCTGCCCCGCATCGCGATCGTGGTGGACGGTCCGGCCACCGACTGCTACGCCGCCCTCGGCGCGGTGCACGGGCTGTGGCGGCCGGTGCCGGGCCGCTTCAAGGACTTCATCGCCTCCCCCAAGAACAACCTCTACCGCTCGCTGCACACCAGCGTCCGCGGCCCGCAGGACCGTACGGTGGAGGTGCTCATCCGCACCGAGGAGATGCACCGTTCCGCCGAGTACGGCATCGCCGCCCACTACCGTTTCCCGGGCGCCGCCGGGCGGGCCGCCGACCGGGCCGACGAGCTGGCCTGGCTGCGCCGGGTGCTCGACTGGGAGCAGGAGACCGTCGACCCGACCCAGTTCATGGAGTCGCTGCGCTGCGACCTGGCGGAGGCGCAGATCCAGGTGGTCGCCGACGGGCGGCAGGTCGTCCTCCCGGCCGGCGCGACCCCGGTCGACCTGGCGTACGAGCTGGGCACCGAGCGGGGCGACCACTGCCTCGCCGCCCGGATCAACGGGCGGCTGGCCCCGCTCTCCTCCGAGCTGGAGGAGGGCGACGTGGTGGAGATCTTCACCGAGAGCGACGCGGAGACCGGCTTCGAGGCCGACGCCGCGCCGCGCGGGCCGCGCCGGGAGTGGCTGCGCTTCGTCAAGTCGCCGCACGCCCAGATGCAGATCAACCGCTGGTTCGCCGAGCACACCGAGCCGGGCATCACGATCGCCGACAAGGTACGCCTCGGCCGGGCCACCATCGGCCTCGCGCTGCGCAAGCACAACCGGGGCCTGGCCAGCGACCTGCCGCTGCTACGGCTGTCCGAGGAACTGGGCTATCCGGACCTGGAAACCCTGCTGGTGGCGGTCTTCGACCGGGCGGTCGAGCCGGACACGGTGGTCCAGCAGCTGATCGACCTCGTCGACCACCGGCACTAGCCGAAAGCCGTTCATCCGGCGGAGCCCCATGGCCACTAGCCTTACAGGCATGATCCCCCGCGCGCGTGCCACCGGACGGGCCCTCGGCTATCAACTCTTCTACCGCCTTCCCGTCCCGCTGCGGCGTCGGCTGGTCCGCCTGGCCGTGCCGAAGTACGTCGTCGGCGCGGTCACCCTGGTCCGGGACGCCGAGGCCGGTGGCGCGGGGCGGCTCCTGCTGCTGCGCCAGCCGCCCGGCTACAGCTGGACCCTGCCGGCCGGGCTGCTGCAACGCGGTGAGGCGCCGGTGGTCGGCGCGGCCCGCGAGCTGCACGAGGAGTCGGGCATCCGGCTCTCCCCCGACCGGCTGCGTCCGGCCGTGCCCAATGCCGTGGTGCACGCCAAGGGTTGGGTCGACGTGGTCTTCGAGACCGAGGTGCCGGCCTCGACCGCCGAGCTGAAGGTGGACGGCGCCGAGGTGCTGGAGGCGGCCTGGCACCCGCTGGACGATCTGCCCCGGCTGAGCCGGGCCACCGCCAACCTGCTCGCCTACTACGACATCGGCCCGCGCGCCGGCGAGGTTCCGCCGGCGGCGCCTCCCACCGCGTGACCGGCCCCGCCGGCCCGCCCCGATCGGGTGGCACGGACCGCCCCGACCGGGCCGGCGGCCAGCGTACGCCGACCGGCCGGGCCGGCGCGGCGGGTCCCGGCTGGCGGGCGGCGGTGGACGTCTGCGCGGTGGTGCTCGCGGCCGGCGAGGGCACCCGGCTGCGCCCGCTGACCGAGCGGGTGCCCAAGGCGCTCTGCCCGGTCGGCAACGTGCCGCTGCTGGACCGGGCCCTCGACCGGCTGGCCGGGCTCGGCCTGACCGGCCCGGAACACGTCGCGGTGAACGCCTGTTACCTGGGCGACCTCGTGGTGGCGCACGTCGGCTCCCGGGCCCACCTGTCGGTCGAGCCGGGCGATCCGCTCGGCACCGCCGGCGGGCTGGGCAACCTGCGGGACTGGGTCGCCGGGCGGGGGGTGCTGGTCGGCAACGCCGACGCGTACCTGGCCGATCCGGTCGCCCCGCCGGGGCCGGACGTCGCCGCGCTGCTGGACGGCTGGGACGGGCGGAGCGTACGCCTGCTCGGCCAGCCGGCCGACGACCCGGCGGCTCCGGGCACCTTCGGCGGCCACCGGTTCGTCGGGTTCTCGCTGCTGCCCTGGCGGCTGGTGCGGGACCTGCCGGCGACCTTCGGCGACCTGGTACGGGCGGTGTGGCGACCGGCGGAGGCGGCCGGCGCGCTGGCGGTGGTGCCCTACCGGGGCACCTTCTACGACACCGGCACCCCGGCCGACTACCTGGCGGCCAACCTGCACGCGGCCGGCGACGGCAGCCTCGTGCACCCGAGCGCGACGGTCACCGGGTGGGTACGCCGGGCGGTGATCGGCGCGGGGGCGACCGTCCGGGGCGAGGTCGCCCGCGCCGTGGTCTGGCCCGGCGCGACGGTCGGGCCGGACGAACGGCTCACCGACGCGGTCCGCGCCCCGGGCGGACTGACCGTCCCGGCGGCCCAGATCGCCGAGCCGGGGACGGGCTGACCAGGCGAACCTCTAGCATGGGCCACGACGTCGACGAACGGAGAAATGTCCCGTGATCACCGCGATCGTGCTGATCGACTGCGCCACCGACTCCATCCCCGAGGTGGCCGAAACCCTGGCCAACCTGCCCGGCGTCAGCGAGGTCTACTCGGTGGCCGGTCACGTCGACCTGATCGCCATGGTCCGGGTCCGCGAGTTCGAGCAGATCGCCCAGGTCATCGCCGGCAGCATCTCCAAGGTGCCCGGGGTGATCAACACCGAGTCGCACATCGCGTTCCGGGCGTACTCGCAGCACGACCTGGAGGAGGCGTTCGCGATCGGGCTGGCCAACGCCGACTGACCCCAGGTACACGTGGTGGCCGGCCCATCCCCCAGGGACGGACCGGCCACCATCGGTCGTACGGGTCAGCTCTGGCTCGGCGCCGGGGTCTCCGTGGTGCCCGGAGCCGGCGTCTCGGTCGTGCCCGGAGCCGGGGACTCGGTGCCGCCCGGAGCCGGCGTGGTGGTGCCGCCCGGGCTGGGCGTGCCGCTGGGGCTGGTCTGCGGCACCGGGATGCCCAGGGTCTCAGCCAGCGACGTCAGGGCGTCGAGGTGCGCCTGGAGCACCGGCAGCGCGTCCTGGGCCAGCGTGATCACCGACTGCTCGGAACCCTGCGAGATCTGGGTCTGAGTGGCCTGGATGGCTTGGACGTGACCGTTCAGCTCGGCGGTCACCCACGCCTTGTCGAACTCAGCCCCGCTGAGGCCGTTCAGCTGGTTGAGGATGTTCTGCTGGTCCGCGGTCGGGCTGTTCGGCAACTGGACGTTCAACTGCTGCGCGGTGGACTTCACCGAGTCGTCCAGCTGGGTGTGGTCCGTAACGAACTGCTTGCCCAGATCCTTCACCTGCTCGTTCTGCCCCTTCTGCTGGGCCAGGTTGCCCGAGGCGATCTCGAAGAGGTTGACCTGGTGCAGCGCCTGCAGGTACTGGGTGTCCTGCGTCGACGGCTGTGCCGCGGCCTGCGCCGCCGCGGCGGGCGCCAACCCGACCACCACCATGGCAGCCAGGAGTCCGAGGCGTTTGATACCCAACATCTTTCCCCCCCTTTTTCGTTGGACCGCACGGATACCCGGCTGACCGGGGTTATTCCTGCGAATCCACCCGTCCGGGTCGGGGGGTGGCGGGGCAGCGGAGCGGAAGCATGGGGCACGCGGCGGGCGGGACGGGACGGACGGCGCGGAAACGGCCGTGGCGCCCGCCGGAGAGCCGGCGGGCGCCACGATCAGTGGTACTCGGTCAGAGGATCAGCGACGGCTCTCGCCGCTGCCGATCTCCTCGCGCTCCGGTCGGGGCTCGACCGGCGGGTGCCCCGGCGAAACCGGCGCCTCGACCGGCTTCTCGATCGGGTAGAAGAAGCCCCGGACCGCCGGGCCGAGGGCACCGAGCCGGTTCATCTTCTTCGGGACGACCCAGCCGACGTAGTCCAGCGCCTCGTGGCCCTCGGCCGAGCTGAGCGGCTGGTGGACCTCGACGAACCGGCCGTCCGGCATCCGCTTGATGATGCCGGTCTCCACGCCGTGGGCCAGCACCTCCCGGTCGTGCTGCTGCAGACCGAGGCAGATGCGGTGGGTGACGTAGTACGCCAGCGGCGGGAGGATCAGCAGGCCGACCCGGCCCGCCCAGGTCATCGCGTTCAGGCTGATGTGGAACT
This region includes:
- a CDS encoding NYN domain-containing protein; protein product: MPLTEPYDDHLPEEGPVAAVHDAGESPRASSTDAASGSTDPGGPADPEPEPVLPEPVRQRIVALTAAVLPGLPADEVPVPLRRVAKFAPNRRARLGAPVIAAQLTADPLFRQRIAARVLADAGDLGAAVVEGTAPAAADPVEVAALAYLARPEGWRELIEASGAAVRAEADSAVVAELVREAEQRATRAEHDRAVARVEAEKLRDELARVREELGQLREEARQLARALRETQGRERKATEMLATERGRAARAAADADAELRRVRARLAEAESAAGVARAVAKEARSVDDAKLWLLLETIGQAAVGLRRELALDPVEKLPADFVADAFADQSAATPAGAAARARDTDDPARLDQLLALPKAHLVVDGYNVTKRGFGEMSLEQQRKRLIGGLGGIAAQTGDEVTVVFDGAERIHGLPPSPRGVRVLFSRKGETADELIRRLVRAEPPGRPVVVVSSDREVADGVRRHGAYPLGADSLLRRLSRS
- a CDS encoding DEDD exonuclease domain-containing protein, producing MTRAEYVQETLAGLDRAAGTGVDPALPLYATTFVVVDLETTGGAPDGGGITEIGAVKVRGGEELGVLATLVNPGEPIPPFITVLTGITQAMLLPAPPIEQVLPSFLEFIADAVLVAHNAPYDVGFLKAACAKHGYRWPNPRVLDTAALARRVLTRDEVPNRKLGTLAAYFRTATQPTHRALDDAKATVDVLHGLIGRLGGHRVDTIGEAIEFAKAVTPTQRRKRHLADGLPKVPGVYIFRAADDRPLYVGTSGDIATRVRSYFTAAEKRARISEMLAAAERVEAVECAHSLEAEVRELRLIAAHAPPYNRRSKYPERQVWLKLTDEAYPRLSIVRDLAPTDTAYLGPFRSKQAAELAAAGFHDAVPLRQCTHRLSRRTTIPACALAELGRCPAPCEHRITPEEYDHRAATPFRTATTDDPQVVVDALLARIEVLSQAQRYEEAAVARARLAAVLRAAVRMQRLVALTRIAELAAARPHARGGWELALVRHGRLAGAGVSPPGVHPRPTLNAIRATAETVLPGHGPVPAASAEETERILSWLERPETRLVEASSGWASPTVGAGRFRALLAKAENGGSHQLSTERS
- a CDS encoding RelA/SpoT family protein — translated: MDVDAGHGAALGGALPTQPGELPLTRRLRSLLTWPTNDTEPVSALVRAHRGIHANAEASVLRRAYTIAENMHRGQFRKSGEPYITHPLAVAQICADLGMDTITLVAALLHDTVEDTRYTLQALQEDFGREVAHLVDGVTKFDKAFYGKAAEAETVRKMIVAAGKDVRVLIIKLADRLHNMRTLGVRSAASRERIARKTEEVLVPLCDRLGIQSLKRELDDVVLLHLHPEEHARIARHVHDRPGWDAYLAEVVAKTRVALRRSRVDAEVSPRPRHLYSIWKDTVAGGYAVPYDLPRIAIVVDGPATDCYAALGAVHGLWRPVPGRFKDFIASPKNNLYRSLHTSVRGPQDRTVEVLIRTEEMHRSAEYGIAAHYRFPGAAGRAADRADELAWLRRVLDWEQETVDPTQFMESLRCDLAEAQIQVVADGRQVVLPAGATPVDLAYELGTERGDHCLAARINGRLAPLSSELEEGDVVEIFTESDAETGFEADAAPRGPRREWLRFVKSPHAQMQINRWFAEHTEPGITIADKVRLGRATIGLALRKHNRGLASDLPLLRLSEELGYPDLETLLVAVFDRAVEPDTVVQQLIDLVDHRH
- a CDS encoding NUDIX hydrolase — its product is MIPRARATGRALGYQLFYRLPVPLRRRLVRLAVPKYVVGAVTLVRDAEAGGAGRLLLLRQPPGYSWTLPAGLLQRGEAPVVGAARELHEESGIRLSPDRLRPAVPNAVVHAKGWVDVVFETEVPASTAELKVDGAEVLEAAWHPLDDLPRLSRATANLLAYYDIGPRAGEVPPAAPPTA
- a CDS encoding nucleotidyltransferase family protein yields the protein MDVCAVVLAAGEGTRLRPLTERVPKALCPVGNVPLLDRALDRLAGLGLTGPEHVAVNACYLGDLVVAHVGSRAHLSVEPGDPLGTAGGLGNLRDWVAGRGVLVGNADAYLADPVAPPGPDVAALLDGWDGRSVRLLGQPADDPAAPGTFGGHRFVGFSLLPWRLVRDLPATFGDLVRAVWRPAEAAGALAVVPYRGTFYDTGTPADYLAANLHAAGDGSLVHPSATVTGWVRRAVIGAGATVRGEVARAVVWPGATVGPDERLTDAVRAPGGLTVPAAQIAEPGTG
- a CDS encoding Lrp/AsnC family transcriptional regulator; the protein is MITAIVLIDCATDSIPEVAETLANLPGVSEVYSVAGHVDLIAMVRVREFEQIAQVIAGSISKVPGVINTESHIAFRAYSQHDLEEAFAIGLANAD
- a CDS encoding DUF4142 domain-containing protein → MLGIKRLGLLAAMVVVGLAPAAAAQAAAQPSTQDTQYLQALHQVNLFEIASGNLAQQKGQNEQVKDLGKQFVTDHTQLDDSVKSTAQQLNVQLPNSPTADQQNILNQLNGLSGAEFDKAWVTAELNGHVQAIQATQTQISQGSEQSVITLAQDALPVLQAHLDALTSLAETLGIPVPQTSPSGTPSPGGTTTPAPGGTESPAPGTTETPAPGTTETPAPSQS